ATTCATAACTAAATCGGTTGCTTAATTATTTGGgaactaatttaattcttactTGTTGTTACTTTGCTGGGGCTCTAACTCTGACTCTGAGACACCTCAACATCTTGGTAGTTAAGCTGTCTGCTCACATCCACAATCTATTTCCTTCTCGTTCCTCCTTTCCTCTTCATACTTAACCCCACACAATCCCTTGGACGAGCCCGTTACGTGTCTGGGAATTCAGCACCAGATGTCACATGGGGTAGGTACAAGTTTTCGACGCTCGCAACTTGGATAATTTAACAGAGAACACAGATTAAGAaattgagagagagatagtgaCGGACTGAGAGGGGAACAGGGTTTTAAAGCATGTACTTTTCGCTCTCTACGTGagataatgaaaatttatggcTGGTTATTAGCGGGTCGCGAACTGTAACCAAAGCCAAGGTAATAACTCAAGGGAACGAACTTGGACTGGCCAAAAGTTTCAGCCTAATTGCAGTTGGTGACCGCACAAAATCTCGGCCAAATGGGAGCACAATGTGCAGGGGTTGCAACAATGACAAAACTAAAATTCAGTTAGCGAGTCCTTTATCCATTAATTatactaggcaacagccaaaaaattacacgagccaaacccacttttttttgttagataTGGGGCTCCATATaactgaaaacattttttttttctacaattatattttttttagaattttttaaaaatctggcttttttttcGTACTTTTGCGcacacatttgtcatcattactcgaaaTTGCCAAAcccaattttcaaatattttactttttctgaaagctaatgaatatatctctcattcattcatacaagattttagatttaaaccaATGGTTTAGAGACAAAAAATTTTCGAATtcagaaaataatgatttttgttttgctctttttaaaattttttggtttaaattctaggaaaagtcgaaaacctttttaatttttcttttctattttaattacaaagctgcattaattacgcgtcgttaatgatttgattcattaaaatcttttatCTAAGcaaaactgatagaatatgcatataagttggtATTATGCATctttaccgaagttggttcaaatctgtCCACTATATTATAGGGCTGCCATAGGGCCGATAGGTGAAAAATCctgttttattatgaaaaactttcatgtttttggagatatctcaatcaaactcattaattgcccattacatcctaaccaaatttggaagaaatcggaccactatgtcatatagctgccataggagcgATCAATACGAACGGTCGAACAGCCTGTTTCTCCATAGTTTtgaatgaatcatatcttaaacgacgcgttagttaaaaaaaaattttttttagactttTGATAGCAtttttaacaagaaaaaaatctaaaaaaacttaacaaaaaaattattattttcttaatttgaaaatttatgtctCTGTAAATTACTGGTTTAGATCTTAGACGTTGTATGAATGAATTAGAGacatattcattagctttcagaaaattaaaacttttgcaaatcgattttggcattctcgagtaatgattatgaatgtgggcgcacctttaaaaaaaggtacgaaaaatagccagatttttaaaaaaattctacaaaaaaaatctaaccatagaaaaaaaaatgtatttcgtCACATGGGGCTccatatctataaaaaaaagtgggtttggttcgtgtaatagccaaaaagtttaaatttgttgcgtaGTGTTATTAAAGGCGGCGCGTCGCATATGTGCCCTAACTGGAGCACTAGCTACAGATAGCAAGCGTTACAAATATAGCTAGatacaaaataaagcaaatgctGTGGATGCAGGCGTTGAAAAAACACGGTTGGTGGCACATGCCCCAAGCAAAAACCTACCACTGAAAGTGTATCTAACAGTTACACTTTTCGCAGGCAGTCACAGAGCCAACTTGCTGTATGTTATCTGTATCTGAGTATGTATGTTAATATGTATCTGTTAGTTACAGAGCGCAAGGCATCAGTTGCAATCTGACTTCAATTCAATTACTTTAGATTAGAATGCGACTGTgtcaaaaacacacacacccacacacacagtccTTTTTCTATGTCAGCTGTCATCCATCCGTTCACATGTTCATTTTGTTGGCTCTCTCGCCGGAGAGGCAGGCAGATTGGAAGACAGAACGCAGGATACGTGCCCCGTGACGCCTGTTCCTGCATTGACAGTTGATGCCTTGTGTCCGTcagctgtgtgtgtatatgcgtatgtttgcgtgtgtgtttggtgtgtgtgtgcgtgtgtgtgtgtgtgtgtgtgtttgtgtgtgtgtgcgcgcgtTTTACAGTAGACACTCCTAACCAGAATGGTAATTGTTGCAGTATaagtttcaaaatatttaaacgatTTGATTTCATCTAAagatttaagcaatttataaaaaattaaataatcattattaatttaatattgccTACTAACCTACTAGCTGCACGATAACTCATACTTAGTAGTTcgaagttttttttagagtcaattaatacattttttgggcTCTCATTGTGGATTCAGATTATGTAAgctaaatttttctatttctattctcGTTACTCTCTCATTTTTCGTGTTTGACCGACCTCGCGATGTGTTTTCTAAGCAGGTTTAGGTATTTTCAGGTAGATACGGTTGTAGTCCAAAATCACTAAAAGGAAACATTCACtattatttgtattcatttcCAAACCGGTTCCGCATAGTGTAACCTTAATAGAAAATCATGCGATTTTTCCCAGGGTAATTGCTGATTAAAAGTTTGAGCTTCAGAATTAaggaataatataaaattcgcAAGAATTAGaattatgaataaattttgttttgacgCCAATGTGTGACTCATATACATAACAACGCAgttgaaatataaatgcatCTTTTAGTAAGTGCAGATACAGCTATTTTCCAGCTTATCAGCATCTTAAATGCGGGCAACTTGAGAGCGACTTATTGAGCGGGTGCTATGATAAACTCAAAACTCATACTCGAACTCAGACCAGCATTCAGCATTCATTGTCTGTtaatgcagcaacaacagctgattGACACTTGGCAGCATCGCCGCTTACACTATGCTACAAGACGTGATAAGTCGTTGAACacaataaaatttgcacacagagaaaaaagttgtgctaaaattaaatttaaaattaaataatatcgaatgaagtattttctttaagccTTCTTAACGTAATTACCAATTTCTGAAAAGAAACGTGAGCTATGTACAATGTCCATTGgacaaataatcattatttaagaTGAATCATTGATTAAGATGAGTGAgttagaaaaatttcaatttttatagtgATTTTtaggtaataataatatgatttaataatgattttattttcttttataatagtatcataatatttttgaattgatttttttctgaaacAAGCTGGGATGCCGgactataatttaatttaatttattctaacAATAAACGAATTTCCTTATAAATTAATGCACTAGTCACAATTGTAAATAAACCttttcgatttcaatttttatgatattatCAGAAAACcctaagattttaaaaataattccaaaATTATATCcctaataacaataaaacaacaaaaaacaggAAAAGAAATTCTTGCTTGGAATTGGACTGAAATCGTCGACTTcagtcaattttatcatacataattcataaaaattgatatttttgctCAGTGTATGCGATAAACTACAGTGACAATGAATTTCTTCGTTTTGTAGTCTACAGTATGAATGTTATTATTGGTTTGCTGCCTGCTTTCCTCTACCTCCTGCTGATGCCAAGCAACCCTCGGTTATCAGAGGCAACAGAATAGAGCAAGGGTCGGTCTTGGTCTTGGTGTCGGCCTGGGACTTATCTAGCTAGCGGATGTTGTTGACATTTGAGGGATTTGGGCAGCTCTCGAGCGGACGTCTTTTGCCTGCACATTTCAGTTGTCGAGTGAATCTCAACTTGAACACTTcggttcagttcagttcagttcggtTTAGTTTCAAAAGGGCAGTCGGAGAAATGAAGCAAGAGAGAATTTCTGGATGTCTCTGTGtatggttgtggttgtggctgGGCCTCTTAGGCAGTAGTATGGCACTCAGAGAGCATTACTGTGAACGAAATGTTACGGTTAGCCGCGTGGTACCAGTGACCAAGCAGCGTACGATAGTCAAACAACCATCGAAGTGGACACCATGGAAAAAGACAAAGCAGATAACAGAGACTTATAGCACACAAGAGGAGCAGATAAGCTATAGGCTGGTCTCTGAGTGCTGCCCGGGATATCTGCAGATGGAGTCAGGGCTCTGTGAGCCCATCTGCGATCGAGGTTGCCCAGCCTTTGCCAGTTGTGTGGCGCCCCAGCGCTGCCAGTGCACAGCAGGCTATGTCTCCGCTCTCGACCATCGCGAAGGGAGCCATTACTGCGAGCCAATCTGCGAGCGCAGCTGCCCAACTGGCTCAGAGTGTGTGGCTCCCAATACATGCGCCTGCAGGGATGGCTACAAGGCTAAGCAACCTACTGGCGATGCTGTGAGTGCACCCTGTGAGCCAACTTGCCAGCTGGGTGATGGCTGTGCCAATGGCCAGTGTGTCGATGTGGAGCGCTGTGTCTGCAATGAGGGCTTCTCGTGGAGCATGTTGAGCCACAGCTGTGAGTCTTTGAGCGAAGACGAAGTTTCCAGAATTGAGGAGATTCAACAGAGCACAATGACTGCAATATCTGAGACTGCAGAGACTGCGACGGTTGCTGCCGATTGCCCCGAGGGATTTGTCCTCTATGTGGGCGAGTGTCGAGCCGAGCTCTTTGAGAGCAATGAATCAACATCCAAGGACTGTCGCAAGACTGGCTGTGGTCCACATCAAACATGCAATGAGCTGGgtaactgcagctgcaacgcTGGATATCTTGAGGATGAGAAAAAGGAGGAGAGCTCGATGCTTTCGTGCCATCGCAGTCTTCTGGGGGATATTCTAAGCATTGATCAGGCCGCcgatgatgaggatgagcTGAATATGTTCACCATTCCAATACTAGGTGTCGCCTCAGGCATGTTGTTCGTTCTGTTAATTGCAGGTTTGATCACTCGTCTGCGACGAGGACGTGGAGGCGACCGCAATGACGACTCACAGCCCAAGGAGGCGGTCCTGCAATGCGAATTCACGCAGAAATCATACGATGTGGATGAATGGGTACCATAAGGACTTCATGGTATCTGAAAGGGCTGTGTTAGTTGAATTTTGATTGCGAGTTGATAAGATAAtaagaaatacattttaaacagtttataatgcaattctaaaattcatctattttttataattagattaaatacttttactgCAGATAATTTCtagatttatttgtttggtCATATGGCTATACTTTggcaagagagaaagagagagaaaaaaaaactaggaGGCAGTCTAACCTCTCACTACATATACTCTTTGTTGCTTATAGAttctatttaaacattttatgagTTTCCATTGGTCTCATTTCTATTCTACGGACGGGGctctaaaatatattacattcgtcgcatttaaaataatatttacattgaAGTCGATGCGTGAATATACgaaaaatgtgttgaaaaaatatacaggaaaatcaaaaaattatataaaattataattaatagatTTTCTCGCATGGGAAAAAAGTGAAGATTtgtagattttaaatttaaggaaaTCATAATGAATTCTTATCTTAAGCTTTAGTTATACTGCTGCtagaaaataaagtaaatttaatcaaaaacaaagaattttaatgattCAAAGGAAGAGTTGATAGGAaaaagacaataaataaaataatattattggtTGGTTCTGAAAGACAATGTCAATTATCTTCCATATTCTGTTGaaacaataataaagtaaaacattgtaaatataatatcttTTTGGATATATCTCcgtaactttaaatataaatggattttttttgttattttttattagttaaattattatattaatatttaaagaacaaaaataatttcaattttataatggtatatttttgttgtagctAGCGACCTGTTTATTTTTGACACGATATTTTTAGTCCTTCCAAATGATTTACTTTTCGAATAGCTTATATTCCAGAAAGGAACTACAGCTAACACCACCCAATTACGACGATTACAGAcatatgataaaaaatttggaaaaccACCTTgattaatatctaaaaaaatatattcaagcATACTGACACACAAATACTTACAGCAGCTGTCAATCTCACTAATGCATGTGAGTGTTTTCAAAGCCAATAGTTTAATATCGATGAATGTTTTTTATGTGCACGTATGTGTgagtttttaagtttttgcagCTAAATCTATATCTATCATAATCGCtgcacatttatatatttttcgcaCTAAGCCAAATGCCTAGCATGGGAACACACACTCGTATACTAAAGCACATACAGAAGCTTTAAAGTGTGCaaaagggagaaagagagaaagagagcgaaagagtaAGAAAGAAGGCGTGTAAAGAGATAAAGAGTGCGTGAGAGTGCGTAGACTTTGACAGGCGTGcaaaaccttaaaaaaatatactatatacaaaaatgaagaaatgcagacaacaacaacaataagaatacATCCAATCTCTGACAGCAGCATCAGCTGCTCCCCCGCCCGCCCCCTCACCTCATTCAGCGAAACTTCCGCTTTTCCCTTCCTACGCCTGTACATTTCCTATGGCGTTGTCGCTGCCCTCTGAGCAGCGGCAAGGATACTTAAAGCTTCTTTAATTTGTACGTTGTTCTCTCTTCTCTTTGTCGGCACGTTGAGTGCGTCTGTGCCCCAGTGTGAGTATGTatgcatgcgtgtgtgtgtgtgtgtgtgtgtgtgttggtgtgttgGTGTACCTTATTTATTCTCTTTGACAGCTttcgtgcgtgtgtgtgtgtgtgtgtgtgtgtgtgtgtgtgtgttagtctGTGTGTTTCACTTGTATATGTATTGGTAACCTTTACTGGCTATACTAACATTTTGTGTGGGACGTTGCCCAAGGACATGGAATAGTTGCCCCGTTAGCCCCGTTCGCCATTTCACTTTATTATTGCTCTGCCTCTAGTCTgcattatttttcaagttcTCTTGTTCTCTccttatttctatatatacacgtacatatatacatgtttatatacaattatatCTTTGTAGAATTTCTCATAGCTTTGAgctaacttatttatttattatgtgttgTTTGCAAAGTTCCTTTTTGggcaagtttaaaaaaatgtgtcaagTGCCACATTGGTACAAGAGCGcaatcttaatttaattgaattaaaaattgaggAGAACTGCAGTGGGTCGCATTCAACAtgcatttgttttcaaaatctaTAATTTATCGCTTAAAGTTGACTTGTGTAAATTGTAATGTAACagattcaacatttatttacatcaTATATTGCGTAATTATGGGTGCatgcaaatacataaaactGTTAGAAGCAGACATTCTTATcgactattttaaaatatatattacttcAAGCAATGCGCATCATTGGTTAAATGCTTTGAAGTTTCATTTACTAAAATGACAGTAATACAGGTAAtctctttaaagtacttttatatatagtgaaataagtaacgggtatcctatggtcgggatgtCGTCTATAGCCTTGCCGACTAGTTTAAGTAAcaggtataaaaaataaaatcttccCTCTCATTAGGTTAGCAGAATGTAAGTGGTCCTTGTAGTAAACTAAGTGATCTTTACTTAAATAGACTATCTTTTCATTTTAGAGTTGCCTTTATTGAAACTTGATTAAGGCccgacatttttaattttgaaatattttctaacaatttttttagaccccgtacttaaaaaaagtacaggggtctattgggtttgttttaccgaatatgtgcgtaacaggtagaaggaggcgtggcagaccctataaagtatatatattcttgatcagcatcaaaagtcgagtcgatatagcaatgtccgtctgtctgtctgtctgtccgtctgtctgtctgtctgtatgaacacctagatctcggagactataagagctagagacaccaaacttggtatgtaggttcctctatactgcaggcagatcaagtttgtttcaataatcagccacgcccccttaaccgcctgcaaatcgacattgaaaatttcatatccaaattataagagcattttgaaagtaAGAAATTCCAGcttttgcacagatgaagatataattgtcctaaatttttgctgaaaatttcattctgatcgcacagtaaatagcgaagatattcaaataataaattttgctgttaaattcgttgatggcgcgttggcagtaactaaaacttgaatatcttgataaaacaaaaaatttatattaacatattatataacagattggcgtccattcagacgtgagcttcggtggcgcagtgtactgagtcgcggagtcggacagtgctcgtgggttcgagtcctgccgtgggcgaaagttttttaatttatttatgttcagaattcaatttcattttatattaaaacaaactcagtgcttatttaaaatgtaatattaacattaaatgttaaaatataaattatttcttttacttttaattgagcactaaaacaagcaatatggcatTTAGGAGGATAACGACATAAGTGcagagtggctcaacactttgagcctttgtctttgaaaattttgcaattttgtcgcgggttcgattccggcagaacaacttttttccagcagaatttaagcttttttttaatttttacaatttattgaaattgttatttatgaatgttatactgacatttaatattgaatacatgtttaaaaatttcatttaaataattttacattggtatttatataaacgttaagttaaaattctatgttaatttcatgtttattataaatttactgtgtaaatttatgtttttagtaaatttgtctttttttggttttcaattattttacgtggtgttccctgggtgccgataaaaattttaattatatcggaagcaaattcgagcggcgacaaatttaatatataagagtttatggtaatcttaaatattatttagtttttagaagtgactgattttggatagtaagtacggggtctccgacagtcgagtatgctcgactgtagcaccggccgactagtttctTATGAAAAGGATCGTACTCCCATTTATCTTCGGAGATAGTAATAATTGATAGCTCTatagatattaaatttgttgaagtCACACTGTGTATTTCTGACATTTACGCCCCGGGCACCGAAAACATGACCAAGATTAGAAATTACatgtttgaaatatttcaaaaagagaaTTTGAACTTCGCAAAAATATAGAAGGTTGGGCCTGAAATTAATCAGAAAACGAAAAGtggaaaaacattttgaatagAAGGCTGAAGATGGAAGCGAATACATACCAGAAATTGATACAAttctaattcaatttttaaaatcattcttcttctttatgtTTACTGACGATTTTAATGACTCAAAAACAGTCAATTTTATTgggttttaataaaattatcgttgttttgtttatttatataaaaaaatttttactaaaaacaaataGAGGGGAAGGGGGAGGCGGGGCGCCGTCTTTGCCCCGGGAGCAACTTTTCCACCCCCATGCGCTGATTGCTGATATTCAACTCGACTttacttttttgatttttatttaaaagttattgaataactcttatttgtgacttttaaaataaaaataaaaaaaaacctcttatattaaattttcattgcaaaatcaagaataagtgttttatttcattttttatataaaattgttatttaattattattttgcactttttgaataaaaattaaaattaa
This genomic stretch from Drosophila innubila isolate TH190305 chromosome 2L unlocalized genomic scaffold, UK_Dinn_1.0 5_B_2L, whole genome shotgun sequence harbors:
- the LOC117782696 gene encoding multiple epidermal growth factor-like domains protein 10 is translated as MLLTFEGFGQLSSGRLLPAHFSCRVNLNLNTSVQFSSVRFSFKRAVGEMKQERISGCLCVWLWLWLGLLGSSMALREHYCERNVTVSRVVPVTKQRTIVKQPSKWTPWKKTKQITETYSTQEEQISYRLVSECCPGYLQMESGLCEPICDRGCPAFASCVAPQRCQCTAGYVSALDHREGSHYCEPICERSCPTGSECVAPNTCACRDGYKAKQPTGDAVSAPCEPTCQLGDGCANGQCVDVERCVCNEGFSWSMLSHSCESLSEDEVSRIEEIQQSTMTAISETAETATVAADCPEGFVLYVGECRAELFESNESTSKDCRKTGCGPHQTCNELGNCSCNAGYLEDEKKEESSMLSCHRSLLGDILSIDQAADDEDELNMFTIPILGVASGMLFVLLIAGLITRLRRGRGGDRNDDSQPKEAVLQCEFTQKSYDVDEWVP